The following proteins are co-located in the Oncorhynchus gorbuscha isolate QuinsamMale2020 ecotype Even-year linkage group LG22, OgorEven_v1.0, whole genome shotgun sequence genome:
- the LOC124009787 gene encoding myosin light chain kinase 2, skeletal/cardiac muscle-like isoform X6, which produces MERFFNGRDIWLVSSMCLMASYLWHRLWDLLCYRRTAKESIPSNVQSKDHKGKDGKEKPSLSTKGLKTQKKKPPDTADTISLRKQALLLKEVQKLNRENAERSSSGHQQQLTPDGVLDLEAGSGRASEGLGSSQTGSLSPNLLDLILEGPKAHVTEEESLPEEERKAAGDGLKVEERKEEEEVIKKQEKEDHLSESKFKEEEREEELLKITEQPEEVRGAEEREGNKKEEDSAGPSEAADMSVKDLPPLPPSPEAPGETGSIPESCEGHNRSASSQSLEAAEHDQIEECSTSSKRRVAEEDLGVEDHKKSRLEGGAGEEYVRQGEKEQGDRQEEEEEEEEGERPEDEDEGWGIFKADGVDIRVELKERMGKEKKPDQSTEVRQSTVEQFFIDKSSPPPAPFNHRMVSAKPNQISNFYTINRAEVLGGGRFGQVHKCMENSSGLTLAAKIIKARSQKEKEVVKNEITVMNQLDHANLIQLYAAYESRNDIILVLEYVDGGELFDRIIDENYTLMELDTVLFIRQICEGLQHMHKMYILHLDLKPENILCVSRVTNKIKIIDFGLARKYKPREKLRINFGTPEFLAPEVVNYDFVSFNTDMWSLGVITYMLLSGLCPFLGDDDNETLNNILACQWNFEEAEFTDISEEAKDFISKLLVINKSWRIGASEALRHPWLSDTVLHHRLHEKKNMCNRSRRSSCVPTTDS; this is translated from the exons TCAAAAGATCACAAGGGGAAGGATGGGAAGGAGAAGCCCAGTCTGAGCACAAAAGGTCTGAAAACACAGAAGAAGAAACCCCCAGATACAGCAG ACACCATCTCCCTGAGGAAGCAGGCGTTGCTGCTAAAGGAGGTTCAGAAGCTCAACAGGGAGAATGCAGAGAGATCATCATCAGGTCACCAGCAGCAGCTTACCCCTGATGGCGTCTTGGACCTGGAGGCAGGATCTGGAAGGGCCTCAGAGGGGTTGGGGTCATCACAGACTGGGTCCCTCAGCCCGAACCTGCTGGACTTGATCCTCGAGGGCCCCAAGGCCCACGTGACCGAAGAGGAGTCATtgcctgaggaggagaggaaggcagcAGGAGATGGACtaaaagtggaggagaggaaggaggaagaggaggtcatAAAGAAGCAAGAGAAGGAAGACCACCTCAGTGAATCGAAGTTCAAGGAagaggagcgagaggaggagCTGTTGAAAATCACAGAGCAGCCTGAGGAGGttagaggagcagaggagagagaggggaataaaaAGGAGGAGGACAGTGCAGGCCCATCAGAAGCTGCTGATATGTCAGTTAaggatctccctcctctcccaccctcccctgaAGCTCCAGGAGAGACTGGCTCTATTCCAGAGAG TTGTGAAGGCCACAACAGAAGTGCCTCCTCTCAGTCTCTGGAAGCTGCAGAACACGACCAGATTGAAGAGTGCAGCACCAGCAGTAAGCGTCGTGTGGCGGAGGAAGACCTGGGAGTGGAGGACCACAAGAAGAGTCGGTTGgagggaggagcaggagaggaataTGTGAGGCAGGGGGAGAAGGAGCAGGGGGataggcaggaggaggaggaggaggaggaggaaggagaaagaccagaggatgaggatgagggatGGGGCATCTTCAAGGCAGATGGGGTGGATATCCGTGTGGAATTGAAGGAGAGGATGGGAAAAGAGAAGAAGCCGGATCAGTCTACAGAAGTCAGGCAGTCTACTGTGGAACAGTTCTTCATTG ATAAAAGCTCTCCTCCTCCGGCTCCATTCAACCATCGGATGGTGTCAGCCAAACCGAACCAGATCAGCAACTTCTACACCATCAACAGAGCAGAGGTTCTCGGAGG AGGTCGTTTTGGCCAGGTGCACAAATGCATGGAAAACTCCTCGGGTCTCACCCTGGCTGCCAAGATCATCAAAGCCCGGAGTCAGAAAGAGAAG GAGGTGGTGAAGAATGAGATCACGGTCATGAACCAGCTGGACCACGCCAACCTGATCCAGCTCTACGCCGCCTACGAGTCCAGGAACGACATCATCCTGGTGCTGGAATA tGTGGATGGAGGGGAGCTCTTTGACAGGATCATCGATGAGAACTACACTCTGATGGAGCTGGACACGGTGCTGTTCATCAGGCAGATCTGTGAGGGCCTGCAGCACATGCACAAGATGTACATCCTCCATCTGGACCTCAAG CCAGAGAATATTCTATGTGTGAGCAGAGTCACGAATAAAATTAAGATCATCGACTTTGGACTTGCCAGAAA ATACAAGCCCAGAGAGAAGTTACGAATAAATTTCGGCACCCCAGAGTTCCTGGCCCCAGAAGTTGTCAACTACGACTTTGTGTCATTCAACACCGACATGTGGAGCCTGGGAGTGATTACATATATGCT GCTAAGCGGTCTGTGTCCCTTCCTAGGTGACGACGACAATGAGACTTTGAATAACATTCTGGCCTGCCAGTGGAATTTTGAAGAGGCAGAATTTACAGACATCTCAGAGGAGGCCAAAGACTTCATCTCCAAACTCCTCGTCATCAATAAAAG TTGGAGGATAGGTGCCTCTGAAGCGTTGAGACATCCTTGGCTCTCTGACACAGTCCTCCATCACCGTCTTCATGAAAAG AAGAACATGTGTAACCGCTCACGCAGATCTTCATGCGTACCCACCACAGATAGTTGA
- the LOC124009787 gene encoding myosin light chain kinase 2, skeletal/cardiac muscle-like isoform X4: protein MSTKIEFTNSTPGKPSTMDNLTDCTGAGLDLIQNRIESLSSKMDRLINIQEKVLNRLDGITQDIDGIERDVETLKVDNEEIHIPARALTLPLAQTHGTGVVGEVREMCHEMSSIMMALDQRSEKQAEKLDGMENLVLSIQQVIRFIGETVKSSRVMEMMFMRPAAHKAPKSKDSKGKVDVKRQSSAEKSESSVTKKTDKSKDHKGKDGKEKPSLSTKDTISLRKQALLLKEVQKLNRENAERSSSGHQQQLTPDGVLDLEAGSGRASEGLGSSQTGSLSPNLLDLILEGPKAHVTEEESLPEEERKAAGDGLKVEERKEEEEVIKKQEKEDHLSESKFKEEEREEELLKITEQPEEVRGAEEREGNKKEEDSAGPSEAADMSVKDLPPLPPSPEAPGETGSIPESCEGHNRSASSQSLEAAEHDQIEECSTSSKRRVAEEDLGVEDHKKSRLEGGAGEEYVRQGEKEQGDRQEEEEEEEEGERPEDEDEGWGIFKADGVDIRVELKERMGKEKKPDQSTEVRQSTVEQFFIDKSSPPPAPFNHRMVSAKPNQISNFYTINRAEVLGGGRFGQVHKCMENSSGLTLAAKIIKARSQKEKEVVKNEITVMNQLDHANLIQLYAAYESRNDIILVLEYVDGGELFDRIIDENYTLMELDTVLFIRQICEGLQHMHKMYILHLDLKPENILCVSRVTNKIKIIDFGLARKYKPREKLRINFGTPEFLAPEVVNYDFVSFNTDMWSLGVITYMLLSGLCPFLGDDDNETLNNILACQWNFEEAEFTDISEEAKDFISKLLVINKSWRIGASEALRHPWLSDTVLHHRLHEKKNMCNRSRRSSCVPTTDS, encoded by the exons ATGAGTACAAAGATAGAGTTCACTAACTCAACGCCTGGAAAGCCAAGCACGATGGATAACCTAACTGACTGCACTGGTGCCGGCTTGGACCTAATTCAGAATCGCATTGAGTCTCTGAGCAGTAAGATGGACAGGCTCATCAACATCCAGGAGAAGGTCCTCAATCGGCTGGACGGAATAACCCAGGACATCGATGGTATCGAAAGGGACGTGGAAACTCTGAAGGTGGACAACGAGGAGATCCATATACCTGCAAGAGCCCTAACTCTTCCCCTGGCTCAAACCCACGGTACAGGTGTGGTGGGCGAGGTGAGAGAGATGTGTCATGAGATGAGCTCCATCATGATGGCGTTGGACCAGCGCTCGGAGAAGCAGGCTGAGAAGCTGGACGGGATGGAGAATCTGGTCCTCAGCATCCAGCAGGTCATCAGATTCATCGGGGAGACCGTAAAGAGCTCCCGGGTTATGGAGATGATGTTTATGCGTCCTGCAGCACACAAGGCCCCCAAGTCCAAAGACAGTAAGGGCAAGGTGGACGTTAAGAGGCAATCGTCTGCAGAAAAGAGCGAGAGCTCAGTTACTAAGAAGACTGACAAG TCAAAAGATCACAAGGGGAAGGATGGGAAGGAGAAGCCCAGTCTGAGCACAAAAG ACACCATCTCCCTGAGGAAGCAGGCGTTGCTGCTAAAGGAGGTTCAGAAGCTCAACAGGGAGAATGCAGAGAGATCATCATCAGGTCACCAGCAGCAGCTTACCCCTGATGGCGTCTTGGACCTGGAGGCAGGATCTGGAAGGGCCTCAGAGGGGTTGGGGTCATCACAGACTGGGTCCCTCAGCCCGAACCTGCTGGACTTGATCCTCGAGGGCCCCAAGGCCCACGTGACCGAAGAGGAGTCATtgcctgaggaggagaggaaggcagcAGGAGATGGACtaaaagtggaggagaggaaggaggaagaggaggtcatAAAGAAGCAAGAGAAGGAAGACCACCTCAGTGAATCGAAGTTCAAGGAagaggagcgagaggaggagCTGTTGAAAATCACAGAGCAGCCTGAGGAGGttagaggagcagaggagagagaggggaataaaaAGGAGGAGGACAGTGCAGGCCCATCAGAAGCTGCTGATATGTCAGTTAaggatctccctcctctcccaccctcccctgaAGCTCCAGGAGAGACTGGCTCTATTCCAGAGAG TTGTGAAGGCCACAACAGAAGTGCCTCCTCTCAGTCTCTGGAAGCTGCAGAACACGACCAGATTGAAGAGTGCAGCACCAGCAGTAAGCGTCGTGTGGCGGAGGAAGACCTGGGAGTGGAGGACCACAAGAAGAGTCGGTTGgagggaggagcaggagaggaataTGTGAGGCAGGGGGAGAAGGAGCAGGGGGataggcaggaggaggaggaggaggaggaggaaggagaaagaccagaggatgaggatgagggatGGGGCATCTTCAAGGCAGATGGGGTGGATATCCGTGTGGAATTGAAGGAGAGGATGGGAAAAGAGAAGAAGCCGGATCAGTCTACAGAAGTCAGGCAGTCTACTGTGGAACAGTTCTTCATTG ATAAAAGCTCTCCTCCTCCGGCTCCATTCAACCATCGGATGGTGTCAGCCAAACCGAACCAGATCAGCAACTTCTACACCATCAACAGAGCAGAGGTTCTCGGAGG AGGTCGTTTTGGCCAGGTGCACAAATGCATGGAAAACTCCTCGGGTCTCACCCTGGCTGCCAAGATCATCAAAGCCCGGAGTCAGAAAGAGAAG GAGGTGGTGAAGAATGAGATCACGGTCATGAACCAGCTGGACCACGCCAACCTGATCCAGCTCTACGCCGCCTACGAGTCCAGGAACGACATCATCCTGGTGCTGGAATA tGTGGATGGAGGGGAGCTCTTTGACAGGATCATCGATGAGAACTACACTCTGATGGAGCTGGACACGGTGCTGTTCATCAGGCAGATCTGTGAGGGCCTGCAGCACATGCACAAGATGTACATCCTCCATCTGGACCTCAAG CCAGAGAATATTCTATGTGTGAGCAGAGTCACGAATAAAATTAAGATCATCGACTTTGGACTTGCCAGAAA ATACAAGCCCAGAGAGAAGTTACGAATAAATTTCGGCACCCCAGAGTTCCTGGCCCCAGAAGTTGTCAACTACGACTTTGTGTCATTCAACACCGACATGTGGAGCCTGGGAGTGATTACATATATGCT GCTAAGCGGTCTGTGTCCCTTCCTAGGTGACGACGACAATGAGACTTTGAATAACATTCTGGCCTGCCAGTGGAATTTTGAAGAGGCAGAATTTACAGACATCTCAGAGGAGGCCAAAGACTTCATCTCCAAACTCCTCGTCATCAATAAAAG TTGGAGGATAGGTGCCTCTGAAGCGTTGAGACATCCTTGGCTCTCTGACACAGTCCTCCATCACCGTCTTCATGAAAAG AAGAACATGTGTAACCGCTCACGCAGATCTTCATGCGTACCCACCACAGATAGTTGA
- the LOC124009787 gene encoding myosin light chain kinase 2, skeletal/cardiac muscle-like isoform X3 → MSTKIEFTNSTPGKPSTMDNLTDCTGAGLDLIQNRIESLSSKMDRLINIQEKVLNRLDGITQDIDGIERDVETLKVDNEEIHIPARALTLPLAQTHGTGVVGEVREMCHEMSSIMMALDQRSEKQAEKLDGMENLVLSIQQVIRFIGETVKSSRVMEMMFMRPAAHKAPKSKDSKGKVDVKRQSSAEKSESSVTKKTDKSKDHKGKDGKEKPSLSTKGLKTQKKKPPDTADTISLRKQALLLKEVQKLNRENAERSSSGHQQQLTPDGVLDLEAGSGRASEGLGSSQTGSLSPNLLDLILEGPKAHVTEEESLPEEERKAAGDGLKVEERKEEEEVIKKQEKEDHLSESKFKEEEREEELLKITEQPEEVRGAEEREGNKKEEDSAGPSEAADMSVKDLPPLPPSPEAPGETGSIPESCEGHNRSASSQSLEAAEHDQIEECSTSSKRRVAEEDLGVEDHKKSRLEGGAGEEYVRQGEKEQGDRQEEEEEEEEGERPEDEDEGWGIFKADGVDIRVELKERMGKEKKPDQSTEVRQSTVEQFFIDKSSPPPAPFNHRMVSAKPNQISNFYTINRAEVLGGGRFGQVHKCMENSSGLTLAAKIIKARSQKEKEVVKNEITVMNQLDHANLIQLYAAYESRNDIILVLEYVDGGELFDRIIDENYTLMELDTVLFIRQICEGLQHMHKMYILHLDLKPENILCVSRVTNKIKIIDFGLARKYKPREKLRINFGTPEFLAPEVVNYDFVSFNTDMWSLGVITYMLLSGLCPFLGDDDNETLNNILACQWNFEEAEFTDISEEAKDFISKLLVINKSWRIGASEALRHPWLSDTVLHHRLHEKKNMCNRSRRSSCVPTTDS, encoded by the exons ATGAGTACAAAGATAGAGTTCACTAACTCAACGCCTGGAAAGCCAAGCACGATGGATAACCTAACTGACTGCACTGGTGCCGGCTTGGACCTAATTCAGAATCGCATTGAGTCTCTGAGCAGTAAGATGGACAGGCTCATCAACATCCAGGAGAAGGTCCTCAATCGGCTGGACGGAATAACCCAGGACATCGATGGTATCGAAAGGGACGTGGAAACTCTGAAGGTGGACAACGAGGAGATCCATATACCTGCAAGAGCCCTAACTCTTCCCCTGGCTCAAACCCACGGTACAGGTGTGGTGGGCGAGGTGAGAGAGATGTGTCATGAGATGAGCTCCATCATGATGGCGTTGGACCAGCGCTCGGAGAAGCAGGCTGAGAAGCTGGACGGGATGGAGAATCTGGTCCTCAGCATCCAGCAGGTCATCAGATTCATCGGGGAGACCGTAAAGAGCTCCCGGGTTATGGAGATGATGTTTATGCGTCCTGCAGCACACAAGGCCCCCAAGTCCAAAGACAGTAAGGGCAAGGTGGACGTTAAGAGGCAATCGTCTGCAGAAAAGAGCGAGAGCTCAGTTACTAAGAAGACTGACAAG TCAAAAGATCACAAGGGGAAGGATGGGAAGGAGAAGCCCAGTCTGAGCACAAAAGGTCTGAAAACACAGAAGAAGAAACCCCCAGATACAGCAG ACACCATCTCCCTGAGGAAGCAGGCGTTGCTGCTAAAGGAGGTTCAGAAGCTCAACAGGGAGAATGCAGAGAGATCATCATCAGGTCACCAGCAGCAGCTTACCCCTGATGGCGTCTTGGACCTGGAGGCAGGATCTGGAAGGGCCTCAGAGGGGTTGGGGTCATCACAGACTGGGTCCCTCAGCCCGAACCTGCTGGACTTGATCCTCGAGGGCCCCAAGGCCCACGTGACCGAAGAGGAGTCATtgcctgaggaggagaggaaggcagcAGGAGATGGACtaaaagtggaggagaggaaggaggaagaggaggtcatAAAGAAGCAAGAGAAGGAAGACCACCTCAGTGAATCGAAGTTCAAGGAagaggagcgagaggaggagCTGTTGAAAATCACAGAGCAGCCTGAGGAGGttagaggagcagaggagagagaggggaataaaaAGGAGGAGGACAGTGCAGGCCCATCAGAAGCTGCTGATATGTCAGTTAaggatctccctcctctcccaccctcccctgaAGCTCCAGGAGAGACTGGCTCTATTCCAGAGAG TTGTGAAGGCCACAACAGAAGTGCCTCCTCTCAGTCTCTGGAAGCTGCAGAACACGACCAGATTGAAGAGTGCAGCACCAGCAGTAAGCGTCGTGTGGCGGAGGAAGACCTGGGAGTGGAGGACCACAAGAAGAGTCGGTTGgagggaggagcaggagaggaataTGTGAGGCAGGGGGAGAAGGAGCAGGGGGataggcaggaggaggaggaggaggaggaggaaggagaaagaccagaggatgaggatgagggatGGGGCATCTTCAAGGCAGATGGGGTGGATATCCGTGTGGAATTGAAGGAGAGGATGGGAAAAGAGAAGAAGCCGGATCAGTCTACAGAAGTCAGGCAGTCTACTGTGGAACAGTTCTTCATTG ATAAAAGCTCTCCTCCTCCGGCTCCATTCAACCATCGGATGGTGTCAGCCAAACCGAACCAGATCAGCAACTTCTACACCATCAACAGAGCAGAGGTTCTCGGAGG AGGTCGTTTTGGCCAGGTGCACAAATGCATGGAAAACTCCTCGGGTCTCACCCTGGCTGCCAAGATCATCAAAGCCCGGAGTCAGAAAGAGAAG GAGGTGGTGAAGAATGAGATCACGGTCATGAACCAGCTGGACCACGCCAACCTGATCCAGCTCTACGCCGCCTACGAGTCCAGGAACGACATCATCCTGGTGCTGGAATA tGTGGATGGAGGGGAGCTCTTTGACAGGATCATCGATGAGAACTACACTCTGATGGAGCTGGACACGGTGCTGTTCATCAGGCAGATCTGTGAGGGCCTGCAGCACATGCACAAGATGTACATCCTCCATCTGGACCTCAAG CCAGAGAATATTCTATGTGTGAGCAGAGTCACGAATAAAATTAAGATCATCGACTTTGGACTTGCCAGAAA ATACAAGCCCAGAGAGAAGTTACGAATAAATTTCGGCACCCCAGAGTTCCTGGCCCCAGAAGTTGTCAACTACGACTTTGTGTCATTCAACACCGACATGTGGAGCCTGGGAGTGATTACATATATGCT GCTAAGCGGTCTGTGTCCCTTCCTAGGTGACGACGACAATGAGACTTTGAATAACATTCTGGCCTGCCAGTGGAATTTTGAAGAGGCAGAATTTACAGACATCTCAGAGGAGGCCAAAGACTTCATCTCCAAACTCCTCGTCATCAATAAAAG TTGGAGGATAGGTGCCTCTGAAGCGTTGAGACATCCTTGGCTCTCTGACACAGTCCTCCATCACCGTCTTCATGAAAAG AAGAACATGTGTAACCGCTCACGCAGATCTTCATGCGTACCCACCACAGATAGTTGA